In one Aminivibrio pyruvatiphilus genomic region, the following are encoded:
- a CDS encoding GIY-YIG nuclease family protein → MVLCADGTLYTGWTFDLAARVEAHNLGRGARYTAGRRPVRLVFSERLPSKGDALRRELAIKRMSRQEKERLAAERIGVPLVSPGEGGL, encoded by the coding sequence ATGGTGCTCTGCGCCGACGGAACGCTGTACACCGGCTGGACCTTCGACCTCGCCGCGAGGGTGGAAGCCCACAACCTCGGCAGGGGTGCCCGGTACACGGCGGGGCGGCGGCCGGTGAGGCTTGTCTTCAGCGAGCGTCTTCCCTCGAAGGGAGATGCCCTCCGGCGGGAGCTGGCTATCAAGAGAATGTCCAGGCAGGAGAAGGAAAGACTGGCGGCGGAGCGCATCGGTGTTCCTCTTGTGTCTCCCGGAGAGGGAGGACTATAA
- a CDS encoding magnesium transporter CorA family protein: MISILKTFPDKKNASLTLESLEPGSWINLTAPSKEEMDTVSRAAKCPADFLAAALDPEEASRIEADDGCLLVVINVPKVEGNFRFDAIPMGVIITTEHIVTVALEQNDVLPSSPQSLAAVSTFKRTRFLFQVLFRAATLFLKYLVQIDRRSNAIEANLRKSMRNEELFQLLDLEKSLTYFTSALRSNRSVVDKLIRLCANAQMHEIVKVREEDEELLEDVKIEYDQAYEMVQMYSNILSGMMDAFASIISNNLNMVMKFLASITIILAIPTVVASFWGMNVHVPLGGHPLGFWGVLAISALFAGGSAFLLWKKHML, from the coding sequence ATGATTTCCATACTGAAAACCTTTCCCGACAAGAAGAACGCTTCTCTCACCCTGGAGAGTCTGGAACCCGGGAGCTGGATCAACCTGACGGCGCCCTCGAAAGAGGAGATGGACACGGTAAGCCGGGCCGCGAAATGCCCCGCCGATTTTCTCGCCGCCGCCCTGGACCCGGAGGAAGCATCCCGCATCGAGGCCGACGACGGGTGCCTGCTGGTGGTGATCAACGTCCCCAAGGTGGAGGGAAACTTTCGTTTCGATGCCATTCCCATGGGCGTCATCATCACCACGGAGCACATCGTCACCGTCGCCCTGGAGCAGAACGACGTCCTGCCCTCCTCGCCCCAGTCTCTGGCCGCAGTCAGCACGTTCAAGCGGACCCGCTTCCTCTTCCAGGTGCTCTTCCGGGCCGCCACACTTTTCCTGAAATATCTCGTCCAGATCGACCGCCGGTCCAACGCCATAGAGGCCAATCTAAGAAAGTCCATGAGGAACGAAGAGCTTTTCCAGCTCCTTGACCTCGAAAAGAGCCTTACCTATTTCACCAGCGCCCTGCGGTCCAACCGGTCGGTGGTGGACAAACTCATCCGGCTCTGCGCCAACGCCCAGATGCACGAGATCGTGAAGGTCCGGGAGGAGGACGAGGAACTCCTTGAGGACGTGAAAATCGAATACGACCAGGCATACGAGATGGTGCAGATGTACAGCAACATCCTCAGCGGCATGATGGACGCCTTCGCCTCCATTATTTCCAACAATCTGAACATGGTCATGAAATTCCTCGCCTCAATCACCATCATCCTGGCGATTCCCACGGTGGTGGCCAGCTTCTGGGGAATGAACGTCCATGTTCCTCTCGGAGGGCATCCCCTGGGCTTCTGGGGCGTTCTGGCCATTTCGGCCCTGTTTGCGGGAGGCTCGGCCTTCCTGCTCTGGAAGAAGCACATGCTGTGA
- a CDS encoding CoA transferase subunit A, giving the protein MAHKLIKPVMSAEEAVQNVKPGSSLMVGGFNYAGVPYTLIDALVVQGTKELHLISNDTLYANDQHPEGVGHGKLVVNGQCRKVTASHIGLNRETQRLFNEGKMELELVPQGTFVERIRCGGFGLGGVLTPTGVGTIHEEGKQVIEVDGRRYIIELPLKADVALIRGHKADRWGNLTYFGTGRNFNPAMATAAELVIAEVDTIVAEGEIDPNDVVTPGMLVDILVLKGDGYYASRT; this is encoded by the coding sequence ATGGCCCATAAACTCATCAAGCCCGTCATGTCTGCGGAGGAAGCGGTTCAGAACGTGAAGCCCGGCTCCTCGCTCATGGTGGGCGGATTCAACTACGCAGGCGTTCCCTACACCCTCATCGACGCCCTCGTGGTACAGGGAACGAAGGAGCTTCACCTTATCTCCAACGACACTCTCTACGCCAACGACCAGCACCCCGAGGGAGTCGGCCACGGGAAGCTGGTGGTGAACGGCCAGTGCCGCAAGGTGACCGCATCCCATATCGGGCTGAACCGGGAGACCCAGAGACTTTTCAACGAAGGGAAAATGGAGCTGGAACTCGTCCCCCAGGGAACCTTCGTCGAACGCATCCGGTGCGGGGGCTTCGGCCTGGGAGGAGTACTGACGCCCACAGGCGTCGGTACGATTCATGAAGAGGGCAAGCAGGTCATCGAAGTCGACGGGAGGAGATACATCATCGAACTTCCCCTCAAGGCCGACGTGGCCCTGATCCGGGGGCACAAGGCCGACCGTTGGGGGAACCTCACCTACTTCGGCACGGGGCGGAACTTCAACCCCGCCATGGCAACGGCGGCGGAGCTTGTCATCGCAGAAGTGGACACCATCGTCGCCGAGGGTGAAATCGACCCCAACGATGTGGTTACCCCCGGCATGCTCGTGGATATTCTTGTACTGAAAGGAGACGGATACTATGCTTCCCGTACTTGA
- a CDS encoding ParA family protein, with protein sequence MRIVGFCNLKGGVGKTTACQNLAVALARRGLRVAALDLDPQSNLTAGFGISVPEEHPYIYDFLLGDVSFEEVKVSREGVDVIPSTLDLAMAEMQIESQPGRDTLLRDALESAGLSGYDCVFCDSPPQLGIFTRNVLAASHEVIVPLESEFYSLAGLRLLSRTVELFRKRLNRGLAIGGVLLTRHNPKIIMNREVEKEVRSHFGDRVFSRYIRQNISLVEASGAGVSVFGYDPESNGALDYSVAADELLERWKNDG encoded by the coding sequence ATGAGAATCGTCGGATTCTGCAATCTGAAGGGCGGCGTGGGCAAGACCACCGCATGCCAGAACCTTGCGGTCGCCCTCGCCCGGAGAGGGCTCAGGGTCGCGGCTCTCGACCTCGATCCACAGAGCAACCTCACCGCCGGGTTCGGCATCTCCGTTCCGGAGGAACATCCCTATATCTACGACTTCCTTCTTGGAGACGTCTCCTTTGAAGAAGTCAAGGTTTCCCGGGAGGGGGTTGACGTGATTCCCAGCACCCTCGACCTCGCCATGGCGGAGATGCAGATCGAAAGCCAGCCCGGGAGGGACACCCTGTTGCGGGACGCCCTTGAGTCGGCCGGCCTCTCCGGTTACGACTGCGTCTTCTGCGACAGCCCTCCCCAGCTCGGCATATTCACCCGCAACGTCCTCGCGGCGTCCCACGAGGTTATTGTTCCCCTGGAAAGCGAGTTTTACAGCCTCGCGGGACTCCGCCTCCTTTCCAGGACGGTGGAGCTGTTCCGCAAGAGGCTGAACAGGGGGCTGGCCATCGGGGGGGTGCTCCTCACCAGGCATAACCCCAAGATCATCATGAACAGGGAAGTGGAGAAGGAGGTCCGAAGTCATTTCGGCGACAGGGTATTCTCGCGGTACATCCGCCAGAACATCAGTCTTGTGGAAGCCAGCGGGGCTGGAGTCTCCGTCTTCGGATACGATCCGGAAAGCAACGGCGCCCTCGATTACTCCGTGGCGGCCGATGAACTGCTCGAGAGGTGGAAGAACGATGGCTAA
- a CDS encoding manganese efflux pump MntP family protein produces MYFFEMLLSAVSLSMDALAASLGIGACLGAATGGAAALRVAGACGGFQFAMPLAGWFLGSRFLVFISGYDHWVAFGLLALVGGNMIRESFKPEDPACPPSDPSCGIALLTVAVATSIDALAVGVSFAAVGAPVMVLASWSGAITAFACFGGVLAGFRVGQLLGRKVEFAGGLVLCLIGANILRVHLMG; encoded by the coding sequence ATGTATTTTTTCGAGATGCTTCTCTCCGCCGTGTCCCTCTCCATGGACGCCCTGGCGGCGTCACTCGGGATCGGAGCCTGCCTCGGAGCCGCCACGGGCGGCGCGGCGGCCCTCAGGGTCGCGGGAGCCTGCGGCGGCTTTCAGTTCGCCATGCCCCTGGCCGGGTGGTTTCTGGGCAGCCGCTTCCTGGTCTTTATTTCCGGCTATGACCACTGGGTAGCCTTCGGGCTCCTCGCCCTCGTGGGGGGCAACATGATCCGCGAATCCTTCAAGCCCGAGGACCCGGCCTGTCCTCCCTCTGATCCCTCCTGCGGCATCGCCCTCCTGACTGTGGCGGTGGCCACCTCCATCGACGCCCTTGCCGTGGGGGTGAGCTTCGCCGCCGTGGGGGCCCCGGTGATGGTGCTGGCGTCATGGTCCGGGGCGATAACGGCCTTCGCCTGTTTCGGGGGCGTCCTGGCGGGGTTCCGCGTGGGGCAGCTTCTCGGCAGAAAAGTCGAGTTCGCCGGAGGACTGGTGCTGTGCCTCATCGGGGCGAACATCCTGAGGGTTCATCTCATGGGGTAG
- a CDS encoding HD domain-containing phosphohydrolase yields MDRTDAAPGNGKSGLDTGELLSCLMAGIAEFVFIHNLTGKIREVNSAAVKGLGFTVQELLSSDMTAVLASPPPLRVKQAWKNLDTGHPFSAEGIVRRKDGTSFPALLSFFPLVRGEEPAVLTIARDITDLKAAGEGLSRGSFKDPLTGLYNRAFFEEELKRLDCDRQLPLSIIMGDLNGLKMANDAFGHQVGDALLKAAAKVLRKICRSSDLLFRWGGDEFVILLPHTREEDAASIVNRIEDAFRKIQVKDMPVPPSMSLGYSAKLHRWQDFANVFRDAEGDMYDKKISESRKIRETILGSIFSSLAESTPETVEHNLSVRRLCRMLGRRLGLERLDLEKLDLAAYLHDIGKASIPPRILSKTGPLTEEEWEDVKRHAEAGYKVASSATPDVASVADEILSHHERWDGTGYPSGLPGEDIPLLSRIIAVADAFDVMTRGTPYRPARSRDDALREVKEQAGRQFDPKIADFLLENRGKTDEETAEQLPPVRDFTVE; encoded by the coding sequence ATGGACCGAACAGACGCCGCTCCCGGAAACGGGAAATCGGGCTTGGATACCGGAGAGCTTTTATCCTGCCTTATGGCGGGAATCGCTGAATTCGTCTTTATCCACAATCTCACCGGGAAAATCCGGGAGGTCAATTCTGCGGCGGTGAAGGGACTCGGCTTCACCGTCCAGGAACTTTTGTCGTCCGACATGACGGCAGTCCTGGCCTCCCCGCCCCCCCTCCGGGTGAAACAGGCCTGGAAAAATCTGGATACGGGGCACCCGTTTTCTGCGGAAGGAATCGTCCGGCGCAAGGACGGTACCTCCTTTCCGGCGCTGCTTTCCTTTTTCCCCCTTGTCAGGGGGGAGGAACCCGCCGTCCTGACCATCGCCAGGGATATCACAGACCTCAAGGCCGCCGGGGAGGGGCTCTCCAGGGGATCTTTCAAAGACCCCCTCACGGGGCTCTACAACAGGGCATTCTTCGAAGAGGAACTGAAACGGCTCGACTGCGACCGCCAGCTTCCCCTCAGCATCATCATGGGAGATCTCAACGGCCTGAAAATGGCCAACGACGCTTTCGGCCACCAGGTGGGAGACGCCCTGCTGAAGGCCGCGGCAAAGGTACTGAGGAAAATTTGCAGGAGCAGCGATCTCCTCTTCCGGTGGGGAGGGGATGAATTCGTCATTCTGCTTCCCCATACCCGGGAGGAGGACGCCGCCTCCATCGTCAACCGCATCGAAGATGCCTTCCGGAAGATACAGGTGAAGGACATGCCCGTTCCTCCCAGCATGTCCCTCGGGTACAGCGCGAAGCTTCACCGCTGGCAGGATTTCGCCAACGTGTTCCGGGACGCCGAGGGGGACATGTACGATAAGAAAATCTCAGAAAGCAGGAAGATCCGGGAGACAATTCTCGGGAGCATCTTCTCGTCCCTTGCGGAGAGCACTCCTGAAACAGTCGAACACAATCTTTCGGTGAGGCGGCTCTGCCGCATGCTGGGCAGACGGCTTGGCCTTGAAAGGCTGGACCTGGAAAAGCTGGATCTCGCCGCGTACCTTCATGATATCGGGAAGGCCTCCATTCCGCCGAGAATCCTGTCCAAAACAGGCCCCCTGACGGAGGAGGAATGGGAGGACGTGAAACGCCACGCCGAGGCGGGATACAAGGTTGCCTCCTCTGCCACTCCGGACGTGGCCTCTGTGGCGGACGAAATTCTCTCCCACCACGAGCGGTGGGACGGCACGGGGTACCCCTCCGGCCTCCCGGGGGAGGACATTCCCCTGCTCTCCAGGATCATCGCCGTCGCCGACGCCTTCGACGTCATGACCCGCGGGACCCCCTACCGGCCTGCCAGAAGCAGGGATGACGCTCTCAGGGAAGTGAAGGAACAGGCTGGACGGCAGTTCGACCCGAAGATCGCCGACTTTCTCCTGGAAAACCGGGGAAAAACCGACGAAGAAACGGCGGAGCAGTTGCCCCCTGTGAGAGATTTTACTGTAGAATAG
- a CDS encoding thioesterase family protein: MLNLSELLQTGLSAEVKKTVELEDTIGNSSPYLNQYLSTSACAALAVQAAMAATENLLPEGYLSVGRRIDLEHEIPAMLGTTVTVKAVLREVRGNRLIFDVTGTDALGTIFRGVNERVVVNRLGLDEKGAERARQLKELKERL; encoded by the coding sequence ATGCTGAACCTTTCCGAACTCCTGCAGACGGGGCTGAGCGCCGAGGTGAAGAAGACGGTGGAGCTGGAGGATACCATAGGCAATTCTTCTCCCTACCTGAACCAGTACCTTTCCACATCAGCCTGTGCCGCCCTGGCCGTTCAGGCTGCCATGGCGGCGACTGAAAACCTGCTTCCGGAGGGTTACCTCTCCGTGGGACGGAGAATCGACCTCGAACACGAGATCCCGGCCATGCTCGGGACCACCGTGACAGTGAAGGCCGTCCTCAGGGAAGTCCGGGGGAACAGGCTCATCTTTGACGTCACGGGTACCGACGCCCTCGGGACCATTTTCCGGGGAGTCAACGAACGGGTTGTGGTCAACCGCCTCGGCCTGGACGAGAAAGGCGCGGAGCGGGCCCGGCAGCTCAAGGAACTCAAGGAACGACTGTAG
- a CDS encoding thiolase family protein, translating to MGKPVILSACRTPGGKFGGSLKGFEAPDLGAMALKEAVKRSGVNPDDIGEVIMGNGWQAGVGANPARIALFRSGLPQSIPAFTVNKRCGSSLKTAMLAADKIRLGDMQAVAAGGMESATNVPYLLRDARWGFRMGEKAAEDSLHKDGFNCPLAGMLMGATAEVLNEEYSITREEQDEYALNSHRKAVAAIKEGRFASEIVPVEIQDRKKGTIVFDTDEIPREDTSIESLARLPAIFKKDGSITAGSSSALCDAGSAYIVADSDWAKANGFTPLAEITGYASGALDAVHMGLGPTVAMPKALEMAKMSLEDMEIIEINEAFSSQILACHRVMKFGMDRLNPCGGAIALGHPIGATGGKILATLIYSLKAQKKEFGIVSACIGGGQGVAMVIRNL from the coding sequence ATGGGTAAACCGGTTATTCTGAGCGCCTGCAGGACTCCGGGCGGCAAGTTCGGAGGCAGCCTGAAAGGATTCGAGGCTCCCGACCTTGGAGCCATGGCACTGAAAGAGGCGGTAAAGCGGTCGGGCGTAAACCCTGACGACATCGGCGAGGTCATCATGGGCAACGGGTGGCAGGCGGGCGTCGGCGCCAACCCTGCACGGATCGCCCTTTTCCGTTCGGGGCTTCCCCAGTCCATCCCCGCGTTCACCGTGAACAAGCGGTGCGGCTCCAGCCTGAAGACGGCCATGCTCGCCGCGGACAAGATCCGCCTCGGCGACATGCAAGCCGTGGCCGCAGGCGGCATGGAGAGCGCGACCAATGTTCCCTACCTGCTCAGGGATGCCCGGTGGGGATTCCGCATGGGCGAGAAAGCGGCCGAGGACTCCCTCCACAAGGACGGCTTCAACTGTCCCCTGGCAGGTATGCTCATGGGCGCCACGGCGGAAGTCCTCAACGAGGAATACTCCATCACCAGGGAAGAGCAGGACGAGTATGCCCTGAACAGCCACAGAAAAGCTGTGGCCGCCATTAAAGAAGGCCGCTTTGCCTCCGAGATCGTGCCGGTGGAGATACAGGACAGAAAAAAGGGAACCATCGTCTTCGATACCGACGAAATACCACGGGAGGACACATCCATCGAGTCCCTCGCCAGACTTCCGGCGATCTTCAAAAAGGACGGCTCCATCACTGCCGGGTCCAGCTCGGCCCTCTGCGACGCCGGAAGCGCGTACATCGTGGCTGACAGCGACTGGGCGAAGGCCAACGGGTTCACTCCCCTGGCGGAGATCACGGGGTATGCCAGCGGCGCCCTAGACGCCGTCCACATGGGGCTCGGCCCCACGGTGGCCATGCCGAAGGCCCTGGAGATGGCCAAAATGTCCCTGGAAGACATGGAGATCATCGAGATCAACGAGGCCTTCTCCTCCCAGATTCTCGCCTGCCACAGGGTGATGAAGTTCGGCATGGACAGGCTCAACCCCTGCGGAGGCGCCATCGCCCTCGGTCACCCCATCGGCGCCACGGGGGGCAAGATCCTCGCGACGCTCATCTATTCCCTCAAGGCGCAGAAGAAGGAATTCGGCATCGTCAGCGCCTGCATCGGCGGCGGCCAGGGCGTGGCCATGGTGATCCGGAACCTGTAG
- a CDS encoding choline/carnitine O-acyltransferase, which produces MAVSAGKGGPGLPRPPFDDPVRSGNRLIEWAEPLLTGSEPARSKEAAEEFALFCGPVLQEELDRIRNDEGDHILGRLVPYWEGWYLASRAPLPVHSNPFYLFASDTLPGESCPFRLAARLALSAAAFCTEIDRGTLEPDTFRGAPLCMKEYERLFRTSRRALPGADVQATGTKTGPAGRSALVLSGGVPFLLELYSEEDGLRDVEETARHLREMASFPPDETPPVGLITTLHRDEAALGRRLLLEGGKDNERLLSLAEESLFVLRLDGPCGSSPEERARHFLFDGGQNGWYEKSFQLIVTADGQAGINFEHASRDGTHVGRLVKEILSRAPSVTGRASGLPAPVRLDFALSGEFRDFLDGIPEKTRILSDSRVQAVLRFDAFGTDAVKEGNVSPDAFVQLAMLMAAEELWGERRSVYESVQLRRFAGGRTEGTRPLTREAVAFIDGFRSGRASSGALREMLFEAQRAHRERIRECLEGRGVEGHLQLLRGLWKERGRELGLKEEPALFRSPAWEKLASCPVSSSTTPGEGFALAGYGPVQPGGLGVRYLSRRDHFIFHVSSWKRDGSLAPEYASRLRNALEAMGKVLREQE; this is translated from the coding sequence ATGGCTGTTTCCGCAGGGAAAGGCGGACCGGGGCTTCCCCGTCCGCCCTTCGACGATCCTGTCCGGAGCGGAAATCGGCTTATCGAATGGGCGGAGCCCCTTCTTACGGGAAGCGAACCGGCCCGGTCAAAGGAGGCGGCCGAAGAGTTCGCCCTCTTCTGCGGTCCGGTTCTTCAGGAGGAACTCGACAGGATCCGGAACGACGAAGGGGATCACATCCTGGGCAGGCTTGTTCCCTACTGGGAGGGATGGTACCTGGCGTCAAGGGCCCCTTTGCCGGTCCACTCCAACCCCTTCTACCTCTTCGCATCCGACACGCTGCCCGGAGAGTCCTGTCCCTTCAGACTGGCCGCCCGGCTGGCCCTGTCGGCCGCGGCGTTCTGCACCGAGATCGACAGGGGGACCCTAGAACCGGACACGTTCAGGGGAGCACCCCTGTGCATGAAGGAATATGAACGGCTCTTCAGGACTTCCCGGAGGGCCCTGCCGGGAGCCGACGTGCAGGCGACGGGAACGAAAACCGGCCCCGCCGGGCGCAGTGCCCTCGTTCTCTCCGGGGGGGTACCCTTTCTCCTCGAACTGTATTCGGAAGAGGACGGCCTGAGGGATGTGGAAGAGACGGCCCGTCATCTCCGGGAGATGGCCTCCTTTCCTCCGGACGAAACCCCGCCCGTTGGACTGATCACAACCCTTCATCGGGATGAGGCGGCCCTGGGACGGCGGCTTCTCCTTGAAGGGGGAAAAGACAACGAACGGCTTCTCTCCCTCGCGGAGGAATCCCTTTTTGTCCTCCGCCTGGACGGCCCGTGCGGCTCCAGCCCCGAGGAGCGGGCACGGCACTTTCTCTTCGACGGAGGGCAGAACGGCTGGTATGAAAAGTCCTTCCAGCTCATCGTCACGGCGGACGGTCAGGCCGGGATAAACTTCGAACACGCCTCCAGGGACGGGACCCACGTGGGGCGCCTCGTGAAGGAGATCCTTTCCCGTGCCCCTTCCGTGACGGGCAGAGCGTCGGGGCTTCCGGCACCGGTAAGGCTGGACTTCGCCCTCTCCGGGGAGTTCAGGGATTTCCTTGACGGGATTCCGGAAAAAACCCGGATCCTTTCCGATTCCAGGGTTCAGGCCGTTCTCAGGTTCGACGCCTTCGGGACCGATGCGGTGAAAGAAGGAAATGTCAGCCCCGACGCCTTTGTCCAGCTCGCCATGCTCATGGCGGCGGAGGAACTGTGGGGGGAGCGCAGGAGCGTCTACGAGTCGGTGCAGCTCCGCCGTTTCGCAGGGGGCCGCACGGAGGGAACCCGCCCGCTCACCCGGGAAGCGGTAGCTTTTATCGACGGCTTCCGTTCAGGCCGGGCATCTTCCGGCGCTCTCCGGGAGATGCTGTTCGAAGCCCAGCGGGCCCACAGGGAAAGGATACGGGAATGCCTGGAAGGACGGGGCGTGGAGGGACACCTCCAGCTCCTGAGGGGACTGTGGAAAGAGAGGGGAAGGGAGCTTGGCCTGAAGGAAGAGCCTGCCCTCTTCCGTTCCCCGGCCTGGGAAAAACTGGCGTCCTGCCCCGTATCCAGCAGCACCACGCCGGGAGAGGGCTTCGCCCTCGCGGGCTACGGTCCCGTCCAGCCGGGAGGGCTGGGTGTCCGGTATCTTTCCCGCAGGGATCACTTCATCTTCCACGTGTCTTCCTGGAAACGGGACGGCTCCCTGGCGCCGGAATACGCTTCCCGCCTGCGGAATGCCCTTGAAGCCATGGGGAAAGTACTGCGGGAACAGGAATAA
- a CDS encoding 3-oxoacid CoA-transferase subunit B: MLPVLDEEVIRHRIAKRIALDFEDGSVVNLGIGIPTLVSDYLPEDVHVLLQTENGVVGAGPKPEKEDLRLIGAGGRCVSLLPGSSLVASDMSFGLIRGGHLDATVLGALEVDSFGNLANWMIPGKMVPGMGGAMDLVTGARAVYVATTHCDKKGRPKLVKECTLPLTGAKVVSVVVTEFCVVRKVNGKMVLCEISPEITEEELRANTTMDYDISPDLCPMKGIE, translated from the coding sequence ATGCTTCCCGTACTTGATGAAGAAGTCATCCGCCACAGGATAGCGAAACGGATCGCCCTCGATTTCGAGGATGGTTCCGTGGTGAACCTCGGGATCGGCATTCCCACCCTGGTCTCGGACTATCTTCCCGAGGACGTGCACGTGCTGCTCCAGACGGAAAACGGCGTGGTCGGGGCGGGTCCCAAGCCCGAAAAGGAAGACCTGCGGCTCATCGGCGCCGGCGGACGGTGCGTGTCCCTGCTGCCGGGATCGAGCCTGGTGGCGAGCGACATGAGCTTCGGCCTCATCCGGGGAGGCCACCTCGATGCCACGGTCCTCGGCGCCCTGGAGGTGGACAGCTTCGGCAACCTGGCGAACTGGATGATCCCCGGCAAGATGGTGCCGGGCATGGGAGGCGCCATGGACCTCGTCACGGGAGCCAGGGCGGTCTACGTGGCCACCACCCACTGCGACAAGAAAGGCCGCCCGAAGCTGGTGAAGGAGTGCACCCTGCCCCTCACGGGAGCGAAGGTGGTCAGCGTGGTGGTGACGGAGTTCTGCGTCGTCCGCAAGGTGAACGGCAAAATGGTGCTCTGCGAAATATCCCCGGAAATCACAGAGGAGGAGCTTCGGGCCAACACCACCATGGACTACGACATTTCCCCCGACCTCTGCCCCATGAAGGGCATAGAATGA